One Corallococcus exiguus DNA segment encodes these proteins:
- a CDS encoding DEAD/DEAH box helicase, translating to MGPGQRVIAELSVLEKALSKNDFTAEKGPLEAIVRSLRTMNLKSLEDLDLNTRGRLITTLLRVQRQSKPALPEAGAEAASPEAGAEAASPEAGATTEAAPPEAPAAEAAAPAEGAEPAEGAEPTEGSAPAEAAPSKPAVDPAKEKFDGWVDVMSLVGRVWRAAGDADRSQAAFTLSGREPTAEPSAPAREERAERPPRGDRPERGERRDRGERGERPPRGERPERGAAGERRERPPRAERPERGERPPRGERPERAPMPELTGDWKEQATQLEGMGRTRDAARLHERNNGFADATRLFEAGGDLKSALRTALSGQDNDAARRLVSTLPAEQIGPTLEKAGAYELLMEHYVAKADFENVARLYERARQFDQAGLAYERANKLTLARKAYERARDLVGANRIRGLEVKALVERGDRLGAATLLVAVGQRREAVEVLSPLPPPKAFHFMQRLTLEDEAKELAKRELARAEQEQKPAGRARWLELLGDIAAAAETWTQAGRKDKALPLYEKLGGEHLPRAAQLAEELQQRDKAVALYTQLNDSAGVERAKALPEAPATPPAGSQPEAGDDADSAASPTENASSAGEQESQ from the coding sequence GTGGGGCCTGGCCAGCGTGTCATCGCCGAGCTGAGCGTCCTGGAGAAGGCTCTCTCCAAGAACGACTTCACGGCGGAGAAGGGTCCGCTGGAGGCCATTGTCCGCTCGCTGCGGACCATGAACCTCAAGTCGCTGGAGGACCTGGACCTCAACACGCGTGGCCGCCTCATCACCACGCTCCTGCGCGTGCAGCGCCAGTCCAAGCCGGCCCTGCCGGAAGCGGGCGCGGAAGCCGCGTCGCCGGAAGCGGGCGCGGAAGCCGCGTCGCCGGAAGCGGGCGCCACCACCGAAGCAGCGCCCCCGGAGGCTCCGGCCGCCGAGGCTGCTGCTCCGGCCGAGGGTGCCGAGCCGGCCGAGGGTGCCGAGCCGACCGAAGGGAGCGCGCCCGCCGAGGCCGCCCCGTCGAAGCCGGCCGTGGACCCCGCGAAGGAGAAGTTCGACGGCTGGGTGGACGTGATGTCGCTGGTGGGCCGTGTCTGGCGCGCCGCGGGCGACGCGGACCGTTCCCAGGCGGCCTTCACGCTCAGCGGCCGTGAGCCGACGGCGGAGCCCTCGGCCCCGGCCCGTGAGGAGCGCGCCGAGCGTCCTCCTCGCGGTGACCGTCCGGAGCGCGGCGAGCGCCGGGACCGGGGTGAGCGCGGTGAGCGTCCTCCCCGTGGCGAGCGTCCGGAGCGCGGCGCGGCCGGTGAGCGGCGCGAGCGTCCTCCCCGGGCCGAGCGCCCCGAGCGTGGCGAGCGTCCTCCGCGCGGTGAGCGCCCCGAGCGCGCGCCGATGCCGGAGCTGACGGGCGACTGGAAGGAGCAGGCGACCCAACTGGAAGGCATGGGCCGCACGCGCGACGCGGCGCGCCTGCACGAGCGCAACAACGGCTTCGCGGATGCCACCCGGCTGTTCGAGGCGGGCGGTGACCTGAAGAGCGCGCTGCGCACGGCGCTGTCCGGTCAGGACAACGACGCGGCCCGCCGCCTCGTGAGCACGCTGCCCGCGGAGCAGATTGGCCCCACGCTGGAGAAGGCCGGCGCGTACGAGCTGCTCATGGAGCACTACGTCGCCAAGGCCGACTTCGAGAACGTCGCACGCCTCTACGAGCGCGCGCGGCAGTTCGACCAGGCGGGCCTCGCGTACGAGCGCGCGAACAAGCTGACCCTGGCGCGCAAGGCGTACGAGCGCGCCCGGGACCTGGTTGGCGCCAACCGCATCCGGGGCCTGGAGGTGAAGGCCCTGGTGGAGCGCGGCGACCGTCTGGGCGCGGCGACCCTGCTGGTGGCCGTGGGGCAGCGGCGCGAGGCGGTGGAGGTGCTGAGCCCCCTGCCTCCTCCGAAGGCGTTCCACTTCATGCAGCGGCTCACCCTGGAGGACGAGGCCAAGGAGCTCGCGAAGCGCGAGCTGGCCCGCGCCGAACAGGAGCAGAAGCCCGCCGGCCGCGCCCGGTGGCTGGAGCTGCTGGGTGACATCGCCGCCGCCGCGGAGACGTGGACGCAGGCGGGCCGCAAGGACAAGGCGCTGCCCCTCTACGAGAAGCTCGGTGGGGAGCACCTGCCCCGCGCCGCGCAGCTCGCGGAGGAGCTGCAGCAGCGTGACAAGGCCGTCGCCCTGTACACGCAGCTCAACGACAGCGCCGGCGTGGAGCGCGCGAAGGCCCTCCCCGAGGCCCCCGCGACGCCCCCCGCGGGCAGCCAGCCGGAAGCCGGTGACGACGCTGATTCCGCGGCGTCGCCGACGGAAAATGCTTCCTCGGCTGGCGAGCAAGAAAGCCAATAA
- the cglE gene encoding adventurous gliding motility protein CglE, with amino-acid sequence MQKVLAPLALSAALLIPAMAGAQDTPSAGSAMQDRPAVTFNEVERGVYFGVYGGPSWITNPPADSGPRPFSSGQMAQVELGVDLGERLSLGVFFMGSANRAGAEYVGYSQGAASGDFTMLVPGAVLRARLVGFADSQEVKRTWIYARAGVGYAMFSPKKLLPDSDILVFAGPGVEYYTRLRHFSVGLEVVGNYLASKGAFGFAVAPNIRYAF; translated from the coding sequence ATGCAGAAAGTCCTTGCTCCTCTTGCCCTGAGCGCCGCGCTCCTCATTCCCGCGATGGCGGGCGCCCAGGACACCCCCAGCGCCGGTTCCGCGATGCAGGACCGGCCCGCGGTGACCTTCAACGAGGTCGAGCGCGGTGTGTACTTCGGCGTGTACGGCGGTCCGTCGTGGATCACCAACCCGCCCGCGGACTCCGGCCCGCGGCCCTTCTCCTCTGGCCAGATGGCCCAGGTGGAGCTGGGCGTGGACCTGGGTGAGCGCCTGTCCCTGGGCGTCTTCTTCATGGGCTCCGCCAACCGCGCGGGCGCCGAATACGTCGGCTATTCGCAGGGCGCCGCGTCCGGTGACTTCACCATGCTGGTTCCTGGCGCCGTGCTGCGCGCCCGCCTGGTGGGCTTCGCCGACAGCCAGGAGGTCAAGCGCACCTGGATCTACGCCCGTGCCGGCGTGGGCTACGCGATGTTCTCTCCCAAGAAGCTCCTCCCGGATTCCGACATTCTTGTGTTTGCCGGGCCCGGAGTGGAGTACTACACGCGGCTGCGCCACTTCTCGGTGGGGCTGGAGGTCGTGGGGAACTACCTCGCCTCCAAGGGCGCCTTCGGGTTCGCGGTGGCGCCCAACATTCGCTACGCGTTCTAG